The Lolium rigidum isolate FL_2022 chromosome 2, APGP_CSIRO_Lrig_0.1, whole genome shotgun sequence genomic interval CTTTGAGCTGGACGTGGCATTTTCCTTCCATGAGAATACTATCCACCAAACATGAAATGGATTTCATTTTAATATTTTTGAGCACGCACTAGTCAAGGTGCTTCGAGCAGGACTTGCACTTATTTTTATGCACTGTCCAAGTAAATCCATATGATCAAGATAACCAGACTTTTGACGACCTTCAAAGCGCAGCAAAGATGGGAGGAGAAccaagtcccaccgggcgtgccaatttTGTTTCGACAAAAAGTAGCGAAACTTTCCCCTAGGGTATGTAGGGGTTTTGCTAGATGCGTACATGGGAGTACAAATATGCGGGCGTGCCATCTTGCTtaatgaaaacaagaaataaaataaaatagacaaaGAAAGACAAAACACCATATAAGGAACACTGCACTTTATTCATATCATTGCATTGTACAAATACATATTGCATGTTCCAATAGGATTATATCCTTTTTGCCTTCTGCGTCGCGCTCATGGAGTATCTGACATAGGAGATTGCGTAGTTTATTGATTCCCGGTGCCTTTGCAAGCATCCGGTTAATTACATCCGCAGGGTCAAGCCCCACAGAATACCTCCGATTAAGCTGCGCTGATGGTCGTCGTCATGTTTGGATTGCTCATCCATATGCATGTGATAGTCATGGAAAATGTATGCGGGTGGCTTTGTTTCGCCGGAACCCAGTCAcatgtatactatcgccatgttAGTATGACCAACATGATATGTCGATGAAGGGGATGActttcgcctcgtcggtgcccagTCATGTAACGCCCTGACTTCATCAGACACGGACATGTGTATGTGTTGCTATCGCCTCGTCGGTGCCAAGCAACAATGTGTCCTATCCCGTAGGTTTGGGACATGTCGATAATAATGGTGACCTAGCCTCGTCGGCACTTGGCCATAGTTTCGTCTGGCCTCGTCGGCACTAGACATGATGGTATGATATGTAGCCATTGTCTCGTCGACACTTGGCCAAGGTGTCGATGTCGAATAGTATCACATATGTATGTCGGATGATGCTCAAAAATATACCAATCTCGCTTCCTTGTGGGAGCAAAATCAATATCATGTATATACGATCTCGCTTCCATGTGACAGGCGATGtagatgtaaatatgatcaatcatGCTCCCTCGTAAGGATCAAGATCTTTTGATAATTGGACTTCTTCGCACATGGACTTAGTCGCGTGCGCTCATCATAATTTGCACGAAGCCGCAGTTCACCACCCACATAGGATAGATCACGCGCTCATATATTTTGGAAGATGATTCCATCACATCGGGAAGCTTTGATCATTAGCCTCACATCGATGGTAGAACTTGTAACTATGGTAGAGCCACGGTCGACCACCCTTGCTTGAGGTAATCCACAATCGTAGGGATAAACCAACAACGTGGGGATAGTCGTCCCGCGCTCATGTATTCGATCGCCGATTCCATCACATCGGGAGGCCATGATTTATAGCCTCGCTTCGATGGCGGAATCTATAATTTCTTTGATCTTGATCTTGCCTCTTCAATCAATGGCGGAGCATATACGTCGTAGCATAAACACTTTGAGGAAGAAATATCAAGATGCCAAAATTTATTGCTTACCATCAAAGACGCGcttccctcctggccccatagtaGTTGCCATAGACGCCGCTGCGTCGTCACAGCGATCGTCTCGAGATTTGGTGGGTGAAAGTGTGGCGTTTGTCGTTTGCAAGATTTCGATGCAAATCGACAAACTGATTGGGTGAATAGGAATACATGTTATTCGTTGTTTGCAAGATTTCGATGCAAATCAACAAATACGCATATGTGAATCGCGAGAGGCTGGTGTCTTTGTTCCTTGCTTCCGCGTGTGCCTCTGGCCTGCAGTACGGTCCATCTCGGGACGTCCAGCTTGATTAAAATCGTGCCATTAGCATGGCTGGCGTTCGCGGCGAGAGGATCCGACGTACTTGTTGGCGTTCCGCGCGGGTGTGCGTGTGTGTCTCCCCCCTCGCGAGAGAGAATAAGCTGGCCTTATATAGGCGCTCGATCAACTTGCAGATCACGTCCGGGCGCTGAAAACGCGTAGACGTTTAATCTGGAACGGGCTCAATCCTTTCGTCACGCGTGCGGTGCAATTGCTGGTGGTTTAAAACCAGGTTTATCTCCACCAGCCTAGGCGTGTACATGACGCAATCCATGACGTCACTTGTACAAGATCGATCGGACGTATTCGTACGTGAAGAAACCGGCACCCAGCTCCATCGATGGGGTCGTGTGTCCCTTGTAATTTGAGTGCGACAACGTGCTACCGTATCCATATTGCTTCAGGAGAGGCATGCAACTGCTAATTAGGATTTTGTTGTTGCTTTGCTTCTCACGTGTAATCCTTGGTTGCCAAAGTAAGTAGCAAATAGAAATATTCATGAGACCCACACGCCAATGCCATGGATTGATAATCATTTCTGCATGGGACACGTCACGTACTGCTCAACTGATGTATGCATGCAACCGATCGATGTGGTGCTCAACAAGCTAGCTAACTAGCTCATCTACCTTTCAAATATTCGGAATGCTATATAATTTGAACTGTTCATCCCAACTGCAATATGTTGGTACCATGATAATGTAGATGATGAACTCTATAAAATGAGTCCAATATCACACATATATTCTCCCATAAATATGTAGCATattgtgggacccatatgtcatagaAAAGACATGTGGTAATCCGTACTCATAATATGAATTTTCGGTACAAAAATCCGTCAAACAGCACCAAGGCAGTTTGATGAAATGCGTGTGAGAACTGTCGCTACATATATAGAGCCTGACgtctaaggctggtcatagtggcaaATATCACGTAgtggtatcatgcatatgatactagtacatgatactatttctatagtgggtagtatcatggagtagtatcatagtcatactatatttattgttttttagaatctcaatgcaaatttgtgtacaagatttgtttagcattaacttttctcgttatctgcgctatgatacagtatctacctatgttactctaatcttctctctcctacttaattagctgccacatcagcatttttgtgggaccaatatgcatgatactagctatgatactagcacgatGGCTAGCCTAATTATTCAACTATATTGTTGTTGTTTTGCGTGCACATGGAAAATGATGCACGTCATGATTTCCAATCTATTACAGACGCCGATcaattgatacaccatttactGCAATTGATACTCATTGGTTGGTCATATAGTGGCATGGCCTTAATCTCTCAACCCAATGATTACTTCCTCTTCATAATCCATAGGTGGAATGGCATCTTCTTAGAATGTACTGGTATGTTCTGAACATATGTTGTTTTGTTATGAAATTTATTCACTGGCTTACATATGCAAAGAAAACATGTCCCATATATATGATATTGATTGCAGAATATTTCTACATCAAAAATAGTGTCTTGCTGTGAAAATATCAATAGTGTTGCATATTGATTATTGATACTCAACATCATGGCAAACGGTTTGGAAATCAGCTAGGAACACTTTCTCATATCATGTGTTGTATGGACATTTCCCGTGGTCAAGTGATGTAGTTTCTCCCCGCAAAAAAAGTGATGTACTTTCTAATCTCAGCTCTTTTAGTTTGCATCATTGATGTCTGGCTTACAAAGGATTTCTCAAAATATGATTTGTGCAGTAGCGTTGAAAGACATAAATATGAAATCATTAGAAGTATGTTTCTAGCTGATAACATTGCAACCTGGATTTTGTAACCATGATGTCATATTTTTGTTCATCTTTGTTGTACGAAGCAATCGTTTTTTTAGCATATTCTTTGGTTAGGACATGAACGAGCCTATCCTAATTATGAATGTCCCTGGACTGCACGAACAAAGTAGCACCTGATGTTAATTGTATAATAGGGCAACCCTATTTACTAAGGTCTTATGAAGAAACATGATTCTATCTCCTTCTACCTTATCAATCATGTTTAGTCTTTTATGTAAATAACACTTAAGAGTTAGCTATCAGGATTATAAATTGTGTTTTATGTGCAGCACCGATACTAAATGGATACATCTCTAAAGaagtttccgcagcaacgcgcggggaatcatctagtatATATAACCCAAGCGCAACTAAAAAATGTATGCTATCACTTATGTGCTTTCAGTAGTAATACATGTGCATTTTTTTATGAGAGGCACATCACATGTAATTATAGCCTTAGTTACACACATTTTTCTTACATAAATCAACAATGGAAAAAGCAACAAACCATATCAAACAAAAGGGCCACACACCACATATTCAAAGGCACGGGAAGCAGCAAAGCCTATCATCCCACAACGAAGCGGCCAGCCCCAACAGCCCAGCACGCACGTTCATGGAAAAAGGAATGCGTGCTAACACAAACCAGAAGTTTACACGAATATTGGCACACAAATAAATCTAACGGTTAAAATAGGTGACGGAGATTTATTAAATCTCAGGCAACTTAGAATTAGCAATTCcgtttaaattttaacaaatctcatACAAGTTTCATGGTGAGTCATTCTCTCCCCGACCTTATCCTCTCCCGTCTAACCTTGAGAGTCGCTCGTGAGCAGCCGGGCCAAGCCAGATCCTTTCCCGATGGCGTAGCCAGCTGGCGATGGCGGAAGGGAGGTGCCAGAAGGTCCCATGTATATAGTAGTAGTAGGGTTGTGTTTCTACTATGTAgtttcggctttatgttggtGTTTAGGAGTAGAGTGCTGGAGCTCTTGGGCCCTGATCCAGTCCGCCTCGGCTGTTCTTCCTTCTCTGGGAGCCGGAGATGAGGAAAGAGTTCATGGCCAACAACTCCTTAAATAAGGTCCATCGTGCTACTTATCTGCCTCTCCCTCGCAACTTGGTTTTGCTCTTCTCCCATACCAGCGTGGTGCTGGCGTGGGTAGGAGTCAAGATAGAGCTTGGGGGCGGCCTCGATGGCAGCGGGGAAGTGTTGATGTTGTTGTTTCATGGAGAACAATCTCGGTCACCCAAGTTCGGTTCTTGATCCTAATGGCCAGCATGTGGCCCAAATCAACGCCGATGATGTCGTTTGGTGTTGGTTCAACACTTCAACCTCCAGGTGGAGGGATCTCGAAGGACAAGCGGCGGAGTCTCTCTTCTTCCCGGTTCCAAGCGATTTTGTCCCCAACACCGACGAGGAAGGCCATGGCGGCGGTCCTCTGTGCTCATCCGGTGAagaaggacccgattgcttttctcaGAATATGTTTAGTGTCTTCTTTACAATAGTTTGGGGCTGGTCTCTATAATGTTTATTTCTTGAGGTCCCTGATGTAATCTGTAAATTCACCGTGGTTATATAAAGCAGGGCCCGGAAGGGCCTttgcctgttcaaaaaaaaatttagtggtCAATCAAGTTCCATACCATTGGGTTTGCTTTGATATTCGTACACTTATGAGTTGCCTACTAGATTTTAACCAAGATTCTTCAATTGCAACTTAGATTTTTAAGTTATAAACGGGGCTGGAATTGGAAAAAATATCATGGTTGAAATATGTTGCAACATGACTTATGAGTTGCGTTACTAGATTTCAACCGAGATTTTTCAGTTGCAACTTAGATATTTAAGTTATAAATGGGGCTGCAATTGGAAAAAAATATCTGGGTTGAAATATGTTGCTATATGACTTATGAGTTTCCTACTAGATTTGCTTAGTGCTAGACATAAGTTGCAACATGAGTTCCAACTGAACATCACCTAACTAAAATCTAAGTTAATCTTCATGATAATTAGTCACACTCTTTCTTGAATCATCTGAAATTTGCCAACTTTGTCCTAGCTTTGATGTTTTTAAAAAATAAACCAACACCAATATTCAAGTGAAATATAGGATAAACCAAAATATGAGAATATATTCTAAAGACTACAATCACACTACAATGAGGGCTTATTTGATTCCTGAGATTTTTAAAGATTTGTAtaggattgagatcctatgaaaaAGTCTTACATAATCCGTTTGATTTATAAGATCATATCTCAAAATCTTGTAGCGTAAAGTTCAAAGAAAATACACCAGGTTAATTCGTTCACCACAATGAAAGAGAATTGCTCTTCATGTAGGATCCACTTAGACATGGCATCCCCAGTACTACGGGTTTTCTATTCATACATTTTTCCTATCCCATAAATCAAATGAACCCTTAATATATTAGGCTAGTCCGAGATTTACAAATACACCTTTGATGAGTAcccaacattattatttttttactttttcgTGTACCTTACTTCTTCACGGACAAGTGTACTTCTAACTCTTTTCCCAAGTTGaactttaattttttttgacataCTTTATATATAGAAAGTTTGATCATCTTTTCTCCGTACTAATGGTGAAACCTAGCTATCATGAGATTGACACGGTCAATTGGCGGAGTCAGTTGACAATAGAGCTCGACACACACCTGAAAGTTGCGGTGAAAATGGCAGGGATGGGTAAGCGTGACATAGGGCAAGGTGTCGCGATCAACGGTGGCTGTTGGCCGAGGCTGAGCCCCGAAGTGCCCCCCAAACTCAAACGGACAATAGTAACCTGACGACCATTTTTGTATCTGTGGCTTTGATGCGCGTAGCCATATATTTGGCTCCAAAATGCGTCGGGAATAGAGAGAGTCCAGACATAGAAAGTGATGGAGTCTATACTACGTACATGCTGCTGGTGGGTGGTCAGCAATCATGgattcagggcatctccagcggcgcgacgcaaatggtcgctgagcgatcgttttcgtccgccctgatcggaaatgcgtccgggccctgctccagcgggcgaCGGAAAGTGACCggtccgtccgcggagacgcaaacctggcccaaatatgcgccaggtttgcgtctccgcggatgctcggcggtcgcggaaaatgtccgcgttgggtacatccgggcccggtcggcagtgactagacaagcaaaatattttttattactattgattggccaaaaggatcatctttacagagatggttagtcgagttaacctaaaactacaacggccgtacctactcgccgtcgcgcggcctacaccggcctcggttactcgcagtcgcgcgccctactacggccgccggatgggccggcgccgtcgtcgaagcgggagcggttcttgcactccgcgcgccgcgcacggcggcgaacggacatctcgtcctgccacgGCGCCATCACCGTCGCAAAGGCAACcttcctagccgccgcctccgccgtcgccgggcctctcctctgccgccgctcggaccgccgctgccgcccgggcctcctcctccgccgccgccgcgtcctcctcctcctggaccGCCGCCTagatcgccgccacgtcggcgacgaagcgggccctcgtccctagccgccgccgccacggcttcgtccccggcggcgatggcgacctccggctccggttctcctgctcgacccgcgcgggagaacgaCCCCTACGCCGGAGCGAGTCcgggtcggagcacattaacccctagccatggccgtcgcatagccggcggcttcctcctccgccacaaaAGCTCGGCGGCGTTGGGCGTCCCTCGccggggactcgaaggacgcgagcggaACCCGCCGGtcaccggcgcactcgaagcgcccGGGCAcggggggtcgtcgtccgcgatgtcgtggatgacggcgtcggccggagggccgcgagggccgcccgcgcctccgcgagctcggccctggcgtcggcgagctcggccatggcgttggcgatctccgccctggtcgccgcgaggcgcccttccgcgcgctctgccgcctccacctccacgacctccgcgacctccaggtccagctgctgggcctcaacgccggcggcagctacctcgtcctcctcctcctccgggtggagctggcggcaaatgtcaacaacttgctcccaactcatgtggtccgccatggatggatggtagtgtgaggtgtgcccgtcgcacccggcggtgtccaccgtatatagccacggcggggcgggaaacggcgttggcgcgcagggcgtttccgcgcgcgcgaaacgccggcgaaacttgcgaatgtattgggcgcgcgcgggaacgatcgtcgtcgcacgggaacagttaatcgccggcggcagtcctcgacgggacgtaaaacgccattagcgaccttgacgctgtccccggataaaatatgcgtccgcaccgctggagctacccaacacaaacggtcgccctgggccacaacgcgtccgcgggccgacgcaaacggacatttcggacgtccgaaatgcgtcgcgccgctggagatgccctcatggcTATACGGTAGCAGCCATCACTAGTTTTGGTTGCATGCACATACGGTCAGCAAACAGCCACGCCTTACTTCCACACACCACACACAGAACTGAACTAAAACTATATCAGTCACCGCCGTACGTATGGACAGTTGTGCACATAATCCATGGCGTCCGATCATGAGCGCCTCCGCGCCCTCAAGGCCTTCGACGACACCAAGGCCGGCGTCAAAGGCCTCGTCGACGCAGGCGTCACCGCCGTACCCTCCATCTTCCACCATCCGCCCGAATCCCTTCTTCTTGATGCATGTCCACCTCATCACCTTGATCACGAGCAGCACTTCCCGGTCATCGACCTCGCGGCCGGCGACCGAGCCGGGCTGGTGGCCCAGGTGAAGGCGGCCGCGGAAACCGTGGGCTTCTTCCAGGTGGTGAACCACGGCGTGCCGGAGACGGCCATGTCGGACATGCTCGCGTGCGTGCGCCGCTTCCACGAGTCGCCGGCGGAGGCCAAGGCGCCGTACTACAGCAGAGACCCCGGGCGGCGCGTGCGGTACCAGAGCAACTTCGACCTCTTCCAGTCGCCCGCGGCCAGCTGGCGCGACACCCTCTTCATGGAGACTGCgccggtgccggaggagatcccgCCAGAGTGCAGAGCCATAGCGCCCGAGTACGTGAGGCTGGTGCGGGAGCTCGGGCGCGCTCTCCTCGAGCTGCTGTCGGAGGGGCTGGGCCTGGACCCGAGGTTCCTCGAACAGGAGTGCCTGGACGGGGACGGGCTTACCGTGGCGGGGCACTACtacccggcgtgcccggagccgcGGCTCACCATGGGCACCACCCGCCACTCCGACCCCAGCTTCCTCACCGTGCTCCTCCAGGACGCCGTCGGCGGCCTCCAGGTCCTCGTCGACCGCCTTGACGAAGACGGCAAGAAGCAGACTGCGGCGTGGGTGGATGTGCCGGCGGTGCCTGGGGCGCTAGTGGTGAACATCGGCGACTACATGCAGCTGGTATCCAACGACAGGTTCTGGAGCGTCGAGCACCGCGTGGTGGCCAGCGGCGCGGGGCCCAGGGTCTCCGTCGCCTGCTTCTTGCGGACAGACACGTCCACAAAGGTGCTCACACCAATCGTCACCGGCGACCATGGCGAGGCGCGGTACAAGAGCACCACGGTGGCGGAGCTCGTGaagcactacagggccaagggtcTCGACGGCACATCTTCACTCCAACACCTCAGGGTCTGAATGAATCTAATGTGTGGTATCTTTTACCTCTTGTGTTTGAAGGTACAGATAATCAATCGGTGAATGAACAATGATGTTGCCTAGATCAACAATCAAGAACCACATCTCAGTGCACCTGCTCGCCAACTGTGATTTTTCGATGTGGGTCTGGCAAAAGGTTCTAAGAAGAATGGGAAGGCCACTGATATCTCCGTTACATAGTGCCATTTCTCTATATAATTGGTGGGAAGTGCAAGCAGACGGACTAAATAATCAAGGTTCCAGAGCCTGGAACTCATGTGTCACGATTGTTTGGTGGATGCTCTGGAAAGAGAGGAACGATCGCGTTTTCAACAACAAGAGGGCCACCCCTAAATCTGTCTACATGAAGATCATTGATTTAGCGCAAGACTGGTTGTTTGCAGGGCGCACATTACTAAGGAGATTGGCTCACAGACCACGAGAACTTGACTGAATTGGCAAGAGCTTTTTGGTGTCTCGCTGAAGTAAAACTTCAGTTTGCTCGGAGTTCTAGCACTCGGTGTATAGCTTTGTTTTGGTTTCAGTTCTGCTGAAACTTTCTCTTCCTTTCCTTTTGTTTTGGTGTCTTTTCTGATTTTCTGTTTCTTGTAAGTTCAGAGTTGTTCACTCTGCGTGTTTTTTCCTCCTATTATCAATGAAAGCAGTGCTTACTGCCtttcgtcaaaaaaaaaaaaagaaccacaTCTCAAACATGCAATGGTCAATGTTGTGTAAAGACTACAGGCGCAAGGGTAAAAAGCATCGGGCACTGACAAATATCTCCTTCGCTGATTTGCTATGCTGCACAAATACAGGACACAGGAGAAACTGGAAGTCACGCAGTATCATGCCTACGTTGTTACCTACATTAacttatttctctgccattcctgaCTAGCCTAGTGACAGAGAAATCACACAGACAATGCTTTCTTATTTCTCTGTCATTCCTCAACTGTTCTTCTTAGTTGCATACACGGAATTTTTTTCGTGTCCCTTGGTCATGAGGATTTTATCATCATCACATTCAAAGTCGTCGAATGAAGTGAGCCAGAGTCTGCGCTTTCCTTGTCCTGGAGGCCCAGGTCCAATAGAGTATCGTAGCCCACTCGCCCTGCCGTGGAGACTCTCGATTCAGCTCCCGTTTTTAGTCCCACACCGCTCGCGCAGAGAGGAGCGCTCGCCGGCAGCTCTATAAGAAGGCGGCCAGGCTGCACTGGGGAAGCACGCAGCTGCGTGGTGAGCACAAAGCGAACTATTCTTTCGCCTTTTACTAAAGAATACCGTGTGCACGCCACAATAAGCAGCATACGCTTATTTTTGAAGGGTTCTCTCCTCTACAGGAGGGGTCCCACAATTCAGTTGCAAAGTTTATATTGGTATGGCTTCCAAGTCAGAAGTATCTCGGTTAAAGAAACCAGGCGAGCTGTTCACGTGTAAACTAGCAAACGGCAAGCAGAAGCCAACAGTAGCGATTGATTGTCCAAGTGAATACTGTGTTGCAGAGCGAACTGGCTAACCCAACTAAGGTCTTGtttgggcgacccatcccgcgccgcgtccggatgggtccagccggacaaaaacccgacccaacgcggggacgcaccgcaaaagcggacggccgcggcgtccggaacgacgcaagcccggcccaaatctgggccgggtttgcgtggccgcggatggcacgcagcgtcctcgcgtgtccgccctgtccgcgtggctggcccacctgtcggtgccccagtcctattaaatgtggacgactggggaaggggacggtccctatccagtccccactttccactccggccgcacgcgcgagctcgaagcttccgcgccgccatggccccgaa includes:
- the LOC124686773 gene encoding 1-aminocyclopropane-1-carboxylate oxidase homolog 1-like — its product is MASDHERLRALKAFDDTKAGVKGLVDAGVTAVPSIFHHPPESLLLDACPPHHLDHEQHFPVIDLAAGDRAGLVAQVKAAAETVGFFQVVNHGVPETAMSDMLACVRRFHESPAEAKAPYYSRDPGRRVRYQSNFDLFQSPAASWRDTLFMETAPVPEEIPPECRAIAPEYVRLVRELGRALLELLSEGLGLDPRFLEQECLDGDGLTVAGHYYPACPEPRLTMGTTRHSDPSFLTVLLQDAVGGLQVLVDRLDEDGKKQTAAWVDVPAVPGALVVNIGDYMQLVSNDRFWSVEHRVVASGAGPRVSVACFLRTDTSTKVLTPIVTGDHGEARYKSTTVAELVKHYRAKGLDGTSSLQHLRV